In Agromyces archimandritae, one genomic interval encodes:
- the ileS gene encoding isoleucine--tRNA ligase, with product MYPKDQSPEDARGVVPSPSFPAVEAGILAFWKQDDTFQASVDEREGASEWVFYDGPPFANGLPHYGHLLTGYAKDVFPRFQTMRGHQVHRRFGWDTHGLPAELEAERQLGITDKSEIEAMGIAEFNEAARASVLRYTEEWQDYVTRMARWVDFENDYKTLDVTYMESVVWAFKQLHEKGLAYEGYRVLPYCWRDQTPLSNHELRMDDDVYKMRQDQTVTVTFPLTGPKAETLGLTAVRALAWTTTPWTLPTNLALAVGPDIAYAVVPAGPAGTPDATVLRERAGAGADAQVLGGEYLIAVDRVGDHAKDLGYASADEARAAITRTIPGRELEGISYDRLFDYYAERDGLEDAWRILLADYVTTEDGTGLVHLAPAYGEEDQRACEAAGIPVVLSLDDGGHFLPEVTDVAGMLWSDANKPLTQLLKSEGRLLRQASYEHSYPHCWRCRNPLIYKAVSSWFVRVSEFRDRMGELNQGITWVPENVKDGQFGKWVAGARDWSISRNRYFGSPIPVWKSDDPAYPRVDVYGSLAELEADFGRLPVNRAGEPDLHRPYIDELTRPNPDDPTGRSTMRRIPDVLDVWFDSGSMPFAQVHYPFENREWFDTHNPADFIVEYIGQTRGWFYVMHALSTALFDRPAFENVVSHGIVLGSDGQKMSKSLRNYPDVAEVFQRDGSDAMRWFLMSSPVLRGGNLIVTEEGIREGVRQVMLPLWSTWYFFSLYANTARPGGYDAVRRTDSDDVLDRYLLAKTGELVTAVTADLEAFDTTLASQKLRDFADVLTNWYVRRSRDRFWSGVGDDGSGTEAFDTLYTVLETFTRLAAPLLPLVSEQVWRGLTGGRSVHLTDWPDAAAFPADDELVAAMDAVRQTSSAVLALRKQSGKRVRLPLASLTVVADGTAALAPFEGILREELNVKAVELVPLAADSAERFGVTKRLTVNARAAGPRLGKSVQTAIKAARAGDWSVDGDTVTAGGIGLEAGEYELVLEAGSADDGSALALLPGGGFAILDTRTTPELEAEGLARDVIRAVQDARKAAGLDVGDRIRLSLVLDGPGAAAASAHEALIAGETLASELHVAAGELTRQSAGAKPVGDDSALTITLERA from the coding sequence TTGTACCCCAAGGACCAATCGCCCGAAGACGCCCGAGGCGTCGTCCCCTCGCCGAGCTTCCCCGCCGTCGAGGCCGGCATCCTCGCGTTCTGGAAGCAGGACGACACCTTCCAGGCATCTGTCGACGAGCGCGAAGGCGCATCCGAATGGGTCTTCTACGACGGCCCGCCCTTCGCCAACGGGCTGCCGCACTACGGGCACCTGCTCACCGGCTACGCCAAGGACGTCTTCCCCCGCTTCCAGACCATGCGCGGCCACCAGGTGCACCGCCGCTTCGGCTGGGACACCCATGGCCTGCCCGCCGAGCTCGAGGCCGAACGCCAGCTCGGCATCACCGACAAGTCCGAGATCGAGGCGATGGGCATCGCCGAGTTCAACGAGGCAGCCCGCGCCTCCGTGCTCCGCTACACCGAGGAGTGGCAGGACTACGTCACCCGCATGGCTCGCTGGGTCGACTTCGAGAACGACTACAAGACCCTCGACGTCACCTACATGGAATCCGTCGTGTGGGCCTTCAAGCAGCTGCACGAGAAGGGCCTCGCCTACGAGGGCTACCGCGTGCTGCCGTACTGCTGGCGCGACCAGACGCCGCTGTCCAACCACGAACTGCGCATGGACGACGACGTCTACAAGATGCGCCAGGACCAGACCGTCACCGTCACCTTCCCCCTCACCGGGCCGAAGGCCGAGACCCTGGGCCTCACCGCCGTCCGTGCACTCGCCTGGACGACCACGCCGTGGACCCTGCCGACGAACCTCGCCCTCGCCGTCGGCCCCGACATCGCCTACGCCGTCGTCCCCGCCGGCCCCGCGGGGACCCCGGATGCGACCGTGCTGCGCGAGCGCGCGGGCGCCGGCGCCGATGCCCAGGTGCTCGGCGGCGAATACCTGATCGCCGTCGACCGCGTCGGCGACCACGCGAAGGACCTCGGCTACGCATCCGCCGACGAGGCGCGCGCCGCGATCACCCGAACCATCCCCGGCCGCGAGCTCGAAGGGATCAGCTACGACCGCCTCTTCGACTACTACGCCGAGCGGGACGGGCTCGAAGACGCGTGGCGGATCCTCCTCGCCGACTACGTCACCACCGAGGACGGCACCGGCCTCGTGCACCTCGCGCCCGCCTACGGCGAAGAGGATCAGCGGGCCTGCGAAGCCGCCGGCATCCCCGTCGTCCTCTCCCTCGACGACGGCGGGCACTTCCTGCCCGAGGTCACCGACGTCGCCGGCATGCTCTGGAGCGACGCCAACAAGCCGCTCACGCAACTGCTGAAATCCGAGGGGCGCCTGCTCCGCCAGGCCAGCTACGAGCACTCCTACCCGCACTGCTGGCGGTGCCGGAACCCGCTCATCTACAAGGCCGTCTCGAGCTGGTTCGTGCGGGTCAGCGAGTTCCGCGACCGCATGGGCGAGCTGAATCAGGGCATCACTTGGGTGCCCGAGAACGTCAAGGACGGCCAGTTCGGCAAGTGGGTCGCCGGCGCCCGCGACTGGTCGATCAGCCGCAACCGCTACTTCGGCTCCCCGATCCCGGTGTGGAAGAGCGACGACCCCGCCTACCCGCGGGTCGACGTCTACGGCTCCCTCGCCGAGCTCGAGGCCGACTTCGGGCGCCTGCCGGTCAACCGCGCCGGCGAACCCGACCTGCACCGCCCCTACATCGACGAGCTCACCCGCCCGAACCCCGACGACCCGACGGGGCGCTCGACGATGCGCCGCATCCCCGACGTGCTCGACGTCTGGTTCGACTCGGGATCCATGCCCTTCGCCCAGGTGCACTACCCGTTCGAGAACCGCGAGTGGTTCGACACGCACAACCCCGCCGACTTCATCGTCGAGTACATCGGGCAGACCCGCGGCTGGTTCTACGTCATGCACGCCCTGTCGACGGCGCTCTTCGACCGTCCGGCGTTCGAGAACGTCGTCAGCCACGGCATCGTCCTCGGCAGCGACGGGCAGAAGATGTCGAAGAGCCTGCGCAACTACCCGGACGTCGCCGAGGTCTTCCAGCGCGACGGCTCCGACGCCATGCGCTGGTTCCTCATGTCGAGCCCGGTGCTGCGCGGCGGCAACCTCATCGTCACCGAGGAGGGCATCCGCGAAGGCGTCCGCCAGGTCATGCTGCCGCTGTGGAGCACCTGGTACTTCTTCTCCCTGTACGCCAACACGGCCCGCCCCGGCGGCTACGACGCGGTGCGGCGCACCGACTCCGACGACGTCCTGGACCGCTACCTGCTTGCCAAGACCGGCGAGCTCGTGACCGCGGTCACCGCCGACCTCGAGGCCTTCGACACGACCCTGGCCTCGCAGAAGCTCCGCGACTTCGCCGATGTGCTCACGAACTGGTACGTGCGGCGCTCCCGCGACCGGTTCTGGTCCGGCGTCGGCGACGACGGTTCGGGCACGGAGGCGTTCGACACCCTGTACACGGTGCTGGAGACCTTCACCCGCCTGGCCGCCCCCTTGCTGCCGCTCGTCAGCGAGCAGGTCTGGCGCGGCCTCACCGGCGGTCGCAGCGTGCACCTGACCGACTGGCCGGACGCGGCCGCGTTCCCCGCCGACGACGAGCTCGTGGCCGCGATGGATGCCGTCAGGCAGACCTCCTCCGCGGTGCTCGCGCTCCGCAAGCAGTCCGGCAAACGTGTCCGCCTCCCGCTCGCCTCGCTCACCGTCGTCGCCGACGGCACCGCCGCGCTCGCACCGTTCGAGGGCATCCTCCGCGAGGAGCTGAACGTCAAAGCGGTCGAACTCGTACCGCTCGCCGCCGACAGCGCCGAACGCTTCGGCGTGACCAAGCGCCTCACGGTCAACGCCCGGGCCGCCGGGCCCCGCCTCGGCAAGTCGGTGCAGACGGCGATCAAGGCCGCCCGCGCCGGCGACTGGAGCGTCGACGGCGACACCGTCACCGCCGGCGGTATCGGCCTCGAAGCCGGCGAGTACGAGCTCGTGCTCGAGGCCGGTTCGGCCGATGACGGCAGCGCCCTCGCCCTGCTGCCTGGCGGCGGCTTCGCGATCCTCGACACCCGCACGACGCCCGAGCTCGAAGCCGAAGGGCTCGCACGCGACGTCATCCGCGCCGTGCAGGACGCCCGCAAGGCCGCAGGCCTCGACGTCGGCGACCGCATCCGCCTGAGCCTCGTGCTCGACGGGCCGGGCGCCGCCGCGGCATCCGCCCACGAAGCCCTCATCGCCGGCGAGACCCTCGCGAGCGAACTCCACGTCGCCGCAGGCGAGCTCACCCGGCAGAGCGCCGGCGCCAAGCCCGTCGGCGACGACTCGGCCCTGACCATCACCTTGGAGCGCGCATGA
- a CDS encoding bifunctional folylpolyglutamate synthase/dihydrofolate synthase, protein MTDEHREAADAVYEALLGRIGEADPRPRLEPTRRAVELLGDPHRAAPVIHITGTNGKTSTGRLIESILRAHELRTGTLTSPHLERFTERIRIDGEPISDEAVARNWADIEPYIGMVDAELAARDEAPLTFFEVLTVLAFAAFADAPVDIVVLEVGMGGEWDSTNVADAQVAVFTPIDLDHQARLGRTIEEIARTKSGIMKPSAAVVSAAQRPEALAVLEEAARLTESSLAVEDRDFGVIESKVAVGGQLVSVRGLAGEYRDLLLPLFGRHQAENAAVAIAAVESFLGAGTVALSNEVLEAGLAASTSPGRLQPIGTEPTVLVDAAHNPHGAHALVAALEEFFEFDSLVIVLGIVAGKDAAGIVRELAKTGADFMVTQSESDRSIPADELAAIVAAEAGRERVRVEERSDDAIDEARRIAAERGGAVLVTGSIVLVGEIIAQAADRGWGNA, encoded by the coding sequence ATGACCGACGAACACCGCGAGGCCGCCGACGCGGTCTACGAGGCGCTGCTGGGCCGCATCGGCGAGGCCGACCCCCGCCCCAGGCTCGAACCCACCCGCCGGGCCGTCGAACTCCTCGGCGATCCGCACCGCGCCGCACCCGTGATCCACATCACGGGCACGAACGGCAAGACCTCCACGGGGCGGCTCATCGAATCGATCCTGCGCGCCCACGAACTGCGCACCGGCACGCTCACGAGCCCGCACCTCGAACGCTTCACCGAACGCATCCGCATCGACGGGGAGCCGATCTCCGACGAGGCCGTGGCCCGCAACTGGGCCGACATCGAGCCCTACATCGGGATGGTGGATGCCGAACTCGCCGCCCGCGACGAGGCACCGCTGACCTTCTTCGAGGTGCTCACGGTGCTCGCCTTCGCCGCCTTCGCCGACGCCCCCGTCGACATCGTCGTGCTCGAGGTCGGGATGGGCGGCGAATGGGACTCGACGAACGTCGCCGACGCCCAGGTCGCCGTCTTCACCCCCATCGACCTCGACCACCAGGCCAGGCTCGGCCGCACGATCGAGGAGATCGCGCGCACCAAGTCCGGCATCATGAAGCCCTCGGCGGCCGTCGTCAGCGCCGCGCAGCGGCCCGAGGCGCTCGCCGTGCTCGAGGAGGCGGCACGCCTGACCGAGTCGAGCCTGGCCGTCGAAGACCGAGACTTCGGCGTCATCGAGTCGAAGGTCGCCGTCGGCGGCCAGCTCGTCTCGGTCCGCGGGCTCGCAGGCGAATACCGGGATCTGCTCCTGCCGCTCTTCGGCCGGCATCAGGCCGAGAACGCGGCCGTCGCGATCGCGGCCGTCGAATCGTTCCTCGGCGCCGGAACGGTCGCCCTCTCGAACGAGGTGCTGGAGGCGGGTCTTGCGGCATCCACGTCCCCGGGCCGCCTGCAGCCGATCGGCACCGAGCCGACCGTGCTCGTGGATGCCGCCCACAACCCCCACGGTGCGCACGCCCTCGTGGCCGCGCTCGAGGAGTTCTTCGAGTTCGATTCGCTCGTGATCGTGCTCGGGATCGTCGCCGGCAAAGATGCCGCCGGCATCGTCCGCGAACTCGCGAAGACCGGGGCGGACTTCATGGTCACGCAGTCCGAGTCCGATCGTTCGATCCCGGCCGATGAACTCGCCGCGATCGTCGCGGCCGAGGCGGGCCGCGAACGGGTGCGCGTCGAGGAACGTTCCGACGATGCGATCGACGAGGCCAGGCGGATCGCCGCCGAACGCGGGGGAGCGGTGCTCGTGACCGGCTCCATCGTGCTCGTCGGCGAGATCATCGCCCAGGCCGCCGACCGCGGATGGGGCAACGCATGA
- a CDS encoding DUF4233 domain-containing protein yields the protein MNGRSAVASLGAIVLVFEMLVVFLAALVIWGLAPAPFGDGGIPSWVALAGGGVFLVLMVVTMRLLPRSSAIILGWVLQGLLVLAGFLNPALFVVGALFGGMWWYCMVTGARLDRQSAEARAAEAAEAADRPSADDTPADDAPGDDAPGRPAD from the coding sequence ATGAACGGGCGTTCGGCCGTCGCGAGCCTCGGCGCGATCGTGCTCGTCTTCGAGATGCTCGTCGTGTTCCTGGCCGCTCTCGTGATCTGGGGGCTCGCGCCGGCGCCGTTCGGCGACGGCGGCATCCCGTCCTGGGTCGCGCTCGCGGGCGGCGGCGTGTTCCTCGTGCTCATGGTCGTGACCATGCGCCTGCTGCCTCGCAGCTCCGCGATCATCCTCGGCTGGGTGCTGCAGGGCCTGCTGGTCCTGGCCGGCTTCCTGAACCCGGCGCTGTTCGTCGTCGGCGCCCTCTTCGGCGGCATGTGGTGGTACTGCATGGTCACCGGAGCGCGCCTGGACCGCCAGAGCGCAGAGGCGCGCGCCGCCGAAGCAGCCGAAGCCGCCGACCGACCCTCAGCCGACGACACGCCCGCCGACGACGCGCCGGGCGACGATGCGCCGGGCCGACCCGCCGACTGA
- the ndk gene encoding nucleoside-diphosphate kinase, with protein MTTPIEETLVLVKPDGVARNLTGEILRRIEAKGYSLVDLKLLQADRELLAEHYAEHEGKPFYEPLIEFMESGPIVAMRVAGNRVIEGFRVLAGTTDPTTAAPGSIRGDFGRDWGLSVQQNLVHGSDSPESAARELALWFS; from the coding sequence ATGACCACACCGATCGAAGAAACCCTCGTCCTCGTCAAGCCCGACGGGGTCGCCCGCAACCTCACGGGCGAGATCCTGCGCCGCATCGAGGCGAAGGGCTACTCGCTCGTCGACCTGAAGCTGCTGCAGGCCGACCGCGAACTGCTCGCCGAGCACTACGCCGAGCACGAGGGCAAGCCCTTCTACGAGCCCCTCATCGAGTTCATGGAGTCGGGCCCGATCGTCGCGATGCGCGTGGCCGGCAACCGCGTCATCGAAGGCTTCCGGGTGCTGGCCGGCACGACCGACCCGACGACGGCCGCGCCCGGCAGCATCCGCGGCGACTTCGGCCGCGACTGGGGGCTCTCGGTGCAGCAGAACCTCGTGCACGGTTCCGACTCGCCTGAGTCGGCCGCGCGCGAGCTCGCCCTCTGGTTCTCCTGA
- a CDS encoding vitamin K epoxide reductase family protein — MPEQSPTRRPVAFAVFLVIAGAIGLLAAFELSLEKVLTLEDPTHVPSCNVGVLVGCSVNLASEQGSVFGFPNPFLGLMAWPAVIVVGMSLLAGARFARWYWLVFNAGLLFAFGLVCWLIQQSIYVLDVLCPWCMVTWAVTIPAFFAVTLYNLREGRFGGSERVRRIGGTLLKWVPLITVVAYAVVVILAQARMNAIPRVLIDLQNLFG; from the coding sequence ATGCCCGAGCAGAGCCCGACCCGCCGCCCCGTCGCCTTCGCCGTGTTCCTCGTGATCGCCGGGGCGATCGGATTGCTCGCGGCCTTCGAACTCTCGCTCGAGAAGGTGCTGACCCTCGAGGATCCGACCCACGTCCCCTCCTGCAACGTGGGCGTGCTCGTCGGCTGCAGCGTGAATCTCGCGAGTGAGCAGGGCTCCGTGTTCGGCTTCCCGAACCCGTTCCTCGGCCTCATGGCCTGGCCGGCGGTCATCGTCGTCGGCATGAGCCTCCTGGCCGGGGCGCGCTTCGCCCGCTGGTACTGGCTCGTCTTCAACGCCGGCCTGCTCTTCGCCTTCGGCCTCGTCTGCTGGCTCATCCAGCAGTCGATCTACGTGCTCGACGTGCTCTGCCCCTGGTGCATGGTCACCTGGGCGGTGACGATCCCGGCGTTCTTCGCCGTCACCCTCTACAACCTGCGCGAAGGCCGCTTCGGCGGCTCCGAGCGCGTGCGCCGCATCGGCGGCACCCTGCTGAAGTGGGTGCCGCTCATCACCGTCGTCGCCTACGCGGTCGTCGTGATCCTCGCGCAGGCGCGGATGAACGCCATCCCGCGGGTGCTCATCGACCTGCAGAACCTCTTCGGCTGA
- a CDS encoding Rne/Rng family ribonuclease has product MFGRRARVKAGEANPAVDAAAQPEAAAQPEPAAPVETAQAETEQSQTAAERASAPAEPGRPETADGAPTSDETAPATVGTEAADATRAEGAGEPAAEGASEQPGAAASTAATAAEPKAAAPAPAEPVSPIPAVLTTTSLIFHAPPALPEPAPREERGGRGGQGDAPEEASSVRRRARRRSGEEERQQGDEPANTVVKVRKPREPELITEPQKVKGSTRLEAKKQRRRDGRDAGRRRAVITEAEFLARREAVDRTMVVRQKQNRIQIGVLEDGVLVEHYVARNQDASLIGNVYLGRVQNVLPSMEAAFVDIGRGRNAVLYSGEVDWDAAAEHGEKNQPRRIELALKPGDRVLVQVTKDPVGHKGARLTSQVSLPGRYLVYVPNGSMNGISRKLPDTERARLKKILKEVLPENVGVIVRTAAEGATEEQLTRDVNRLIAQWADISTQVEKAQAPALLHSEPDLLVKIVRDVFNEDFHRMVIAGDEARGTIEKYLGQVAPDLLDRVEAYTGDRDVFDEFRITEGIEKALDRKVWLPSGGSLIIDRTEAMTVIDVNTGKFVGSGGNLEETVTKNNLEAAEEIVRQLRLRDIGGIIVVDFIDMVLESNRDLVLRRLVECLSRDRTKHQVAEVTSLGLVQMTRKKLGLGLLESFSEPCEVCAGRGIIVHHDPVAKHRSSQQVERRGRGRGGSGGSSNANQNAQKPAEKPGNGNGTHAITEDAKNALAQIAASTIPGDAKSEAQGADTAAADTQAQPESGATPDAQPAAQQEGGRSRRRGRGRRASGGGSAEAGEGAPEAASAEKARDAASAPEPAAGAEQEPAATAATAASVEPASVDSAAPASGEESAPAVPVLELPAPAAARRRAPRSPDADVLLGSVLDALPAPKEPGTGRAKRRRVSTAITSTGDAPVITRAGDGEA; this is encoded by the coding sequence GTGTTCGGGCGGCGCGCGCGGGTGAAGGCGGGCGAGGCGAACCCCGCGGTGGATGCCGCGGCGCAGCCCGAAGCGGCCGCGCAGCCCGAGCCGGCCGCGCCCGTCGAGACGGCGCAGGCCGAGACGGAGCAGTCGCAGACCGCGGCCGAGCGCGCATCGGCTCCGGCCGAGCCCGGCCGGCCCGAGACCGCTGACGGCGCCCCGACGAGCGACGAGACGGCGCCCGCCACGGTCGGCACCGAGGCCGCGGACGCGACGCGCGCCGAGGGCGCGGGCGAGCCCGCAGCCGAGGGCGCTTCCGAGCAGCCGGGTGCCGCGGCATCTACCGCTGCCACCGCAGCCGAGCCGAAGGCAGCCGCACCGGCCCCCGCCGAGCCGGTCTCGCCGATCCCGGCGGTGCTCACGACCACCTCGCTCATCTTCCATGCGCCCCCGGCGCTGCCCGAGCCCGCGCCGCGCGAGGAGCGTGGCGGCCGGGGCGGCCAGGGCGACGCGCCCGAGGAGGCCTCGAGCGTGCGCCGCCGCGCCCGCCGCCGCAGCGGCGAGGAGGAGCGGCAGCAGGGCGACGAGCCGGCCAACACGGTCGTGAAGGTCCGCAAGCCCCGCGAGCCCGAGCTCATCACCGAGCCCCAGAAGGTCAAGGGCTCCACGCGCCTCGAGGCCAAGAAGCAGCGCCGCCGCGACGGTCGCGACGCCGGCCGTCGCCGTGCGGTCATCACCGAGGCCGAGTTCCTCGCCCGGCGTGAGGCCGTCGACCGCACCATGGTCGTCCGGCAGAAGCAGAATCGCATCCAGATCGGTGTTCTGGAAGACGGCGTGCTCGTCGAGCACTACGTCGCGCGCAACCAGGATGCCTCGCTCATCGGCAACGTGTACCTCGGCCGCGTGCAGAACGTGCTGCCGTCGATGGAGGCCGCCTTCGTCGACATCGGCCGTGGCCGCAACGCGGTGCTCTACTCGGGCGAGGTCGACTGGGATGCGGCCGCCGAGCACGGCGAGAAGAACCAGCCGCGCCGCATCGAGCTGGCCCTGAAGCCGGGCGACCGTGTGCTCGTGCAGGTCACGAAGGACCCGGTCGGCCACAAGGGCGCCCGTCTCACGAGCCAGGTGTCGCTGCCCGGCCGCTACCTCGTGTACGTGCCGAACGGATCCATGAACGGCATCAGCCGCAAGCTTCCGGACACCGAGCGCGCCCGTCTGAAGAAGATCCTGAAGGAAGTCCTGCCCGAGAACGTCGGCGTCATTGTGCGCACGGCAGCCGAGGGGGCGACCGAGGAGCAGCTGACGCGCGACGTCAACCGCCTCATCGCGCAGTGGGCCGACATCTCGACGCAGGTCGAGAAGGCGCAGGCTCCGGCACTGCTGCACTCGGAGCCCGATCTGCTCGTGAAGATCGTCCGCGACGTCTTCAACGAGGACTTCCACAGGATGGTCATCGCCGGCGACGAGGCGCGGGGCACGATCGAGAAGTACCTCGGGCAGGTCGCCCCGGATCTCCTCGACCGTGTGGAGGCGTACACGGGCGACCGCGACGTCTTCGACGAGTTCCGCATCACCGAAGGCATCGAGAAGGCCCTCGACCGGAAGGTGTGGCTGCCCTCGGGCGGTTCGCTCATCATCGACCGCACCGAGGCGATGACGGTCATCGACGTCAACACGGGCAAGTTCGTCGGCTCCGGCGGCAACCTCGAGGAGACGGTCACGAAGAACAACCTCGAGGCCGCCGAGGAGATCGTCCGCCAGCTGCGCCTGCGCGACATCGGCGGCATCATCGTCGTCGATTTCATCGACATGGTCCTCGAGTCCAACCGGGATCTCGTGCTGCGCCGCCTCGTCGAGTGCCTCTCGCGCGACCGCACGAAGCACCAGGTCGCCGAGGTCACCTCCCTCGGCCTCGTGCAGATGACCCGCAAGAAGCTCGGCCTCGGGCTCCTCGAGTCGTTCAGCGAGCCGTGCGAGGTGTGCGCGGGCCGCGGCATCATCGTCCACCACGACCCCGTCGCCAAGCACCGCTCCTCGCAGCAGGTCGAGCGCCGCGGTCGCGGCCGCGGAGGATCCGGTGGGTCCTCCAACGCGAACCAGAACGCGCAGAAGCCGGCCGAGAAGCCCGGCAACGGCAACGGCACGCACGCGATCACCGAGGACGCCAAGAACGCCCTCGCGCAGATCGCCGCATCGACCATCCCCGGAGATGCGAAGTCCGAGGCCCAGGGCGCGGATACCGCGGCCGCCGACACCCAGGCCCAGCCCGAGTCAGGCGCGACCCCCGACGCACAGCCCGCGGCCCAGCAGGAGGGCGGGCGTTCCCGCCGCCGCGGACGCGGGCGCCGAGCGAGCGGCGGCGGCTCCGCAGAGGCCGGCGAGGGCGCACCGGAGGCCGCTTCCGCCGAGAAGGCGCGGGATGCGGCATCCGCACCCGAGCCCGCCGCCGGCGCCGAGCAGGAGCCGGCCGCGACCGCCGCGACCGCGGCATCCGTCGAGCCGGCATCCGTCGATTCCGCGGCACCCGCGTCGGGCGAAGAGTCCGCACCGGCCGTGCCGGTGCTCGAGCTGCCCGCACCGGCCGCCGCACGGCGCCGCGCACCGCGCAGCCCCGATGCGGACGTGCTGCTCGGTTCGGTGCTCGACGCCCTGCCGGCCCCCAAGGAGCCGGGCACGGGCCGCGCGAAGCGCCGCCGGGTGAGCACCGCGATCACCTCGACGGGCGACGCGCCCGTCATCACCCGCGCCGGCGACGGCGAGGCGTGA
- a CDS encoding DUF4031 domain-containing protein, with amino-acid sequence MTVLIDTPMWIAHGTLWAHLVSDDSIEELRRFADAQGLPPRAFDLDHYDVPVERYDELVAAGAEPVPTRELVRRLAASGLRVTPRQRRARKA; translated from the coding sequence ATGACGGTGCTCATCGATACGCCCATGTGGATCGCCCACGGCACGCTCTGGGCGCACCTCGTGAGCGACGACTCCATCGAGGAGCTGCGGCGGTTCGCGGATGCCCAGGGGCTGCCGCCGCGCGCATTCGACCTCGACCACTACGACGTGCCCGTCGAGCGCTACGACGAGCTCGTGGCCGCCGGGGCCGAGCCCGTGCCGACGCGCGAACTCGTCCGGCGCCTCGCCGCGAGCGGCCTCCGGGTCACGCCGCGGCAGCGACGCGCCCGGAAGGCCTGA
- the rplU gene encoding 50S ribosomal protein L21, which produces MVYAVVRAGGRQEKVEVGTIVTMDRVQADAKGNVSLPAVLLVDGDKITSDAAALAKVTVTAEVLEDLRGPKIVIQKFKNKTGYKKRQGHRQELTRVKVTGIK; this is translated from the coding sequence GTGGTTTACGCAGTAGTGCGCGCCGGCGGACGGCAGGAGAAGGTCGAAGTCGGCACCATCGTGACGATGGACCGCGTGCAGGCCGATGCGAAGGGCAACGTCTCGCTCCCGGCGGTGCTGCTCGTCGACGGTGACAAGATCACCTCCGACGCGGCGGCCCTCGCGAAGGTCACGGTCACGGCCGAGGTCCTCGAAGACCTGCGCGGTCCCAAGATCGTCATCCAGAAGTTCAAGAACAAGACCGGCTACAAGAAGCGCCAGGGCCACCGTCAGGAGCTCACGCGCGTCAAGGTCACCGGCATCAAGTAA
- the rpmA gene encoding 50S ribosomal protein L27, whose protein sequence is MAHKKGASSTRNGRDSNAQRLGVKRFGGQVVKAGEIIVRQRGTHFHPGAGVGRGGDDTLFALEAGAVEFGAKGGRKVVNIVAAGE, encoded by the coding sequence ATGGCACACAAAAAGGGAGCGAGCTCCACTCGCAACGGTCGTGACTCGAACGCCCAGCGCCTCGGCGTGAAGCGCTTCGGCGGCCAGGTCGTCAAGGCCGGCGAGATCATCGTCCGCCAGCGCGGCACGCACTTCCACCCCGGGGCCGGCGTCGGCCGCGGCGGTGACGACACGCTGTTCGCCCTCGAGGCCGGCGCGGTCGAGTTCGGCGCCAAGGGCGGCCGCAAGGTCGTCAACATCGTGGCGGCCGGCGAATAA